The proteins below come from a single Capsicum annuum cultivar UCD-10X-F1 unplaced genomic scaffold, UCD10Xv1.1 ctg83355, whole genome shotgun sequence genomic window:
- the LOC124895630 gene encoding uncharacterized protein LOC124895630 yields MDRNAFHTLVLLTKNIGGLSDSKSMSSNEKLAIFLNILAHHEKNRSIKVDYIRSRWSVSQAFNECLCAILKLTPLLLVNPKPILKDETEDRWKWFEGCLGALDGTYIPIRVPTQYKPRYMARKREIATNILGVCDRNLNFREMEVDPLDSDMKEQAEYQHKNIDVVESSEEWSSWRNELAQRMWYERTNN; encoded by the exons ATGGATAGAAATGCCTTTCACACTTTAGTTCTCTTAACTAAGAATATTGGAGGTTTGAGCGATAGTAAAAGTATGTCAAGTAATGAAAAGTTAGctatatttttaaatatcttgGCTCATCACGAGAAGAATAGATCTATCAAAGTTGATTATATTAGATCGAGATGGAGCGTAAGTCAGGCTTTCAATGAATGCTTGTGCGCTATTCTCAAACTAACCCCATTGTTACTTGTTAATCCTAAACCAATACTGAAGGATGAGACTGAAGATCGCTGGaaatggtttgag GGTTGTTTAGGTGCACTAGACGGTACTTACATTCCTATTAGAGTTCCAACTCAATACAAACCAAGATACATGGCAAGAAAAAGAGAGATAGCAACTAATATTTTAGGAGTTTGTGATAGAAACCTCAATTTCAG AGAGATGGAAGTGGATCCCTTGGATAGTGATATGAAAGAACAAGCGGAATATCAACACAAAAATATTGACGTTGTTGAATCGTCGGAGGAATGGAGCAGTTGGAGGAATGAGTTGGCTCAACGAATGTGGTATGAAAGAACTAATAATTGA